The following are encoded in a window of Narcine bancroftii isolate sNarBan1 chromosome 2, sNarBan1.hap1, whole genome shotgun sequence genomic DNA:
- the pnn gene encoding pinin isoform X4 has protein sequence MPGQTRRLSITGPGGGRGRGIGLLRRGLSDSGGGPPAKQRDLDGAIGRLGDRRSRRESRQDSDAEDEEDTKKPALQSSVVATSKERTRRDLIQDQTMDEKGKERNRRMFGLLMGTLQKFKQESNVATERFAAHYPRRHQKRRQEIEQKLEVQAEEERKQVENERRELFEERRAKQTELRLLEQKVELAQLQDVWNEHNLKIIKYIRTKTKPHLFYIPGKHCPATQKLLDDSQRKMNGIFEHRRLEFADQINRMEVRPRRQTLKEKEQREVQNEEQPNEEQEGKVAHREEMEELGNQNNDVEMEAAEEEMETGTDKRDAGVQQEKQQEEEAEEEEEEEVEVEEGESNSQPESMPVDGKETSQNAENDQDMVEEVDECREEQVEEVCKEPEVEPEPEPEVEMEPEPKPEPEPELVPETEPKPGPEPELESSVGHELEQENLSIAQPVESQIEQVRVSPKRSRSKSRSKSRGREKTKSRSQSSSSSSSGSSSSSTSSGSSSSSSSSRSSSSSTSSSGSSSRDSSTSSSSSSESCSRSRSRGHSRDRKSRRSSNPKRRGIPSTDKDRKSSKTSSKDLKGSREKGSRLDRKRSLSESRSGTRSSRTDRDHKLDRKDKKH, from the exons GCTGGGAGATCGTCGCTCAAGAAGAGAGTCACGTCAAGACAGTGACGCAGAGGATGAAGAAGATACAAAAAAG CCAGCGTTGCAGTCTTCGGTCGTTGCTACCTCCAAAGAAAGGACACGCCGAGACCTTATTCAGGATCAAACAATGGACGAGAAGGGCAAAGAAAG GAATCGGCGGATGTTTGGCCTGCTGATGGGTACCCTGCAAAAGTTCAAACAGGAATCTAATGTTGCAACTGAGAGG TTTGCAGCTCATTATCCAAGACGACAT CAAAAAAGACgtcaggaaatagaacagaagCTTGAAGTGCAAGCAGAAGAAGAACGTAAACAAGTAGAAAATGAGAGGAGAGAATTATTCGAAGAACGCCGTGCTAAACAAACAGAACTGAGACTTCTAGAACAAAAAGTGGAACTAGCCCAGTTG CAAGATGTATGGAATgaacataatttaaaaataatcaaatataTTAGAACCAAGACAAAGCCTCATCTGTTCTATATTCCTGGCAAACATTGCCCGGCTACTCAAAAGCTTTTGGATGATTCACAAAGGAAGATGAATG GTATTTTCGAACACAGGCGTCTGGAGTTTGCAGATCAGATTAACAGAATGGAAGTTAGACCTAGACGTCAGACATTGAAGGAAAAAGAACAGCGAGAGGTGCAGAATGAAGAACAACCAAACGAGGAACAGGAGGGTAAGGTGGCTCACCgtgaggagatggaggaattgggtAACCAGAACAATGATGTAGAAATGGAGGCAGCAGAGGAGGAAATGGAAACTGGTACAGATAAGAGAGATGCAGGGGTGCAACAAGAAAAGCAGCAGGAAGAGGAAgctgaagaggaggaggaggaggaggtcgaGGTAGAGGAAGGGGAAAGCAACAGTCAGCCAGAGAGTATGCCTGTTGATGGTAAGGAAACTAGCCAGAATGCAGAGAATGATCAGGATATGGTGGAGGAAGTGGATGAGTGTAGAGAGGAGCAAGTAGAAGAGGTTTGTAAGGAGCCAGAAGTTGAGCCTGAGCCTGAGCCTGAAGTTGAAATGGAACCGGAACCtaaaccagaaccagagccagagcTGGTACCAGAAACTGAGCCCAAACCAGGGCCTGAACCCGAACTTGAAAGTTCGGTTGGGCATGAGCTCGAACAAGAAAATCTTTCCATCGCTCAACCTGTGGAATCACAAATAGAACAAGTGAGGGTGTCACCAAAGAGAAGCAGGAGTAAAAGTAGGAGCAAAAGCAGAGGTCGTGAGAAGACCAAGAGTAGGAGTCAGAGCAGCAGTAGTTCCAGCTCTGGCAGTAGTTCAAGCTCTACCAGCAGTGGTAGTAGCTCGAGCAGCAGCAGTAGTAGGAGCAGCTCCAGCTCGACCAGCAGCAGCGGTAGCAGTAGCAGGGACAGCAGTACTAGCAGCAGCAGCAGTAGTGAGAGCTGTAGTCGAAGCAGGAGTCGTGGTCACAGCAGAGACAGGAAGAGCAGAAGGAGCTCAAATCCTAAACGTAGAGGTATTCCAAGTACAGACAAGGACCGTAAGTCATCAAAAACCAGTAGCAAAGATTTAAAAGGCTCAAGGGAAAAGGGATCAAGGTTAGATAGAAAGAGGTCTTTATCAGAAAGTCGTTCAGGCACCAGGTCTTCACGGACTGACAGAGATCATAAATTGGATAGGAAGGACAAAAAACACTAA
- the pnn gene encoding pinin isoform X3, with protein sequence MHGERNGVNTFGQGWQRPGQTRRLSITGPGGGRGRGIGLLRRGLSDSGGGPPAKQRDLDGAIGRLGDRRSRRESRQDSDAEDEEDTKKPALQSSVVATSKERTRRDLIQDQTMDEKGKERNRRMFGLLMGTLQKFKQESNVATERFAAHYPRRHQKRRQEIEQKLEVQAEEERKQVENERRELFEERRAKQTELRLLEQKVELAQLQDVWNEHNLKIIKYIRTKTKPHLFYIPGKHCPATQKLLDDSQRKMNGIFEHRRLEFADQINRMEVRPRRQTLKEKEQREVQNEEQPNEEQEGKVAHREEMEELGNQNNDVEMEAAEEEMETGTDKRDAGVQQEKQQEEEAEEEEEEEVEVEEGESNSQPESMPVDGKETSQNAENDQDMVEEVDECREEQVEEVCKEPEVEPEPEPEVEMEPEPKPEPEPELVPETEPKPGPEPELESSVGHELEQENLSIAQPVESQIEQVRVSPKRSRSKSRSKSRGREKTKSRSQSSSSSSSGSSSSSTSSGSSSSSSSSRSSSSSTSSSGSSSRDSSTSSSSSSESCSRSRSRGHSRDRKSRRSSNPKRRGIPSTDKDRKSSKTSSKDLKGSREKGSRLDRKRSLSESRSGTRSSRTDRDHKLDRKDKKH encoded by the exons GCTGGGAGATCGTCGCTCAAGAAGAGAGTCACGTCAAGACAGTGACGCAGAGGATGAAGAAGATACAAAAAAG CCAGCGTTGCAGTCTTCGGTCGTTGCTACCTCCAAAGAAAGGACACGCCGAGACCTTATTCAGGATCAAACAATGGACGAGAAGGGCAAAGAAAG GAATCGGCGGATGTTTGGCCTGCTGATGGGTACCCTGCAAAAGTTCAAACAGGAATCTAATGTTGCAACTGAGAGG TTTGCAGCTCATTATCCAAGACGACAT CAAAAAAGACgtcaggaaatagaacagaagCTTGAAGTGCAAGCAGAAGAAGAACGTAAACAAGTAGAAAATGAGAGGAGAGAATTATTCGAAGAACGCCGTGCTAAACAAACAGAACTGAGACTTCTAGAACAAAAAGTGGAACTAGCCCAGTTG CAAGATGTATGGAATgaacataatttaaaaataatcaaatataTTAGAACCAAGACAAAGCCTCATCTGTTCTATATTCCTGGCAAACATTGCCCGGCTACTCAAAAGCTTTTGGATGATTCACAAAGGAAGATGAATG GTATTTTCGAACACAGGCGTCTGGAGTTTGCAGATCAGATTAACAGAATGGAAGTTAGACCTAGACGTCAGACATTGAAGGAAAAAGAACAGCGAGAGGTGCAGAATGAAGAACAACCAAACGAGGAACAGGAGGGTAAGGTGGCTCACCgtgaggagatggaggaattgggtAACCAGAACAATGATGTAGAAATGGAGGCAGCAGAGGAGGAAATGGAAACTGGTACAGATAAGAGAGATGCAGGGGTGCAACAAGAAAAGCAGCAGGAAGAGGAAgctgaagaggaggaggaggaggaggtcgaGGTAGAGGAAGGGGAAAGCAACAGTCAGCCAGAGAGTATGCCTGTTGATGGTAAGGAAACTAGCCAGAATGCAGAGAATGATCAGGATATGGTGGAGGAAGTGGATGAGTGTAGAGAGGAGCAAGTAGAAGAGGTTTGTAAGGAGCCAGAAGTTGAGCCTGAGCCTGAGCCTGAAGTTGAAATGGAACCGGAACCtaaaccagaaccagagccagagcTGGTACCAGAAACTGAGCCCAAACCAGGGCCTGAACCCGAACTTGAAAGTTCGGTTGGGCATGAGCTCGAACAAGAAAATCTTTCCATCGCTCAACCTGTGGAATCACAAATAGAACAAGTGAGGGTGTCACCAAAGAGAAGCAGGAGTAAAAGTAGGAGCAAAAGCAGAGGTCGTGAGAAGACCAAGAGTAGGAGTCAGAGCAGCAGTAGTTCCAGCTCTGGCAGTAGTTCAAGCTCTACCAGCAGTGGTAGTAGCTCGAGCAGCAGCAGTAGTAGGAGCAGCTCCAGCTCGACCAGCAGCAGCGGTAGCAGTAGCAGGGACAGCAGTACTAGCAGCAGCAGCAGTAGTGAGAGCTGTAGTCGAAGCAGGAGTCGTGGTCACAGCAGAGACAGGAAGAGCAGAAGGAGCTCAAATCCTAAACGTAGAGGTATTCCAAGTACAGACAAGGACCGTAAGTCATCAAAAACCAGTAGCAAAGATTTAAAAGGCTCAAGGGAAAAGGGATCAAGGTTAGATAGAAAGAGGTCTTTATCAGAAAGTCGTTCAGGCACCAGGTCTTCACGGACTGACAGAGATCATAAATTGGATAGGAAGGACAAAAAACACTAA